From a single Anomaloglossus baeobatrachus isolate aAnoBae1 chromosome 4, aAnoBae1.hap1, whole genome shotgun sequence genomic region:
- the TLNRD1 gene encoding talin rod domain-containing protein 1 produces MASGGSGSARSSLPSGPGGPQPRRKLLSICEQCKAKMQLVADLLLLSSEPRPVRTESCAQPGEAFEKCRDTVIARTKGLSILTHDVQSQLNMGRFTEVGDSLQEMGDLVVSLIELSAHAAYLAAVEVPGAQSALPGLVDRYKVTRCRHEVDQSCATLRTVPLQDLTPQLLLEVSQNLSTNLKTLTDASVAASEKSRDRFAKEQFKLGVKCMSTSATALLACIKEVKTSPSELSRNRCALFSGPLVQAVHALVGFATEPQFLGKAAVLNTEGKAVQTAILGGAMSVVSACVLLTQCLRDITQHSDSSSKMTDYKDRLRSSACAVSDGCNLLSQALRERSSPRTLPPVHSNSVKLP; encoded by the coding sequence ATGGCTAGCGGCGGCTCCGGGTCCGCCCGGTCTTCTCTGCCGTCTGGCCCCGGCGGCCCGCAGCCCCGCAGGAAGCTGCTGAGTATCTGCGAGCAGTGCAAGGCCAAGATGCAGCTGGTGGCGGACCTGCTCCTGCTGTCCAGCGAGCCCCGGCCCGTCCGCACGGAGAGCTGCGCCCAGCCGGGGGAGGCCTTCGAGAAGTGCCGAGACACCGTCATCGCCCGGACCAAGGGCCTGTCCATCCTCACCCACGACGTGCAGAGCCAGCTGAACATGGGCCGCTTCACGGAGGTGGGCGACAGCCTGCAGGAGATGGGCGACCTGGTGGTGTCCCTGATCGAGCTGTCCGCCCATGCCGCCTACCTGGCCGCAGTGGAGGTGCCCGGTGCCCAGTCCGCGCTGCCAGGCCTGGTGGACCGCTACAAGGTGACTCGCTGCAGGCACGAGGTGGATCAGAGCTGTGCCACCCTGCGGACGGTGCCCCTGCAGGACCTCACCCCCCAGCTGCTGCTGGAGGTCTCCCAGAACCTGTCCACCAACCTCAAGACCCTCACCGATGCCAGTGTGGCCGCCAGCGAGAAGTCCAGGGATAGGTTTGCCAAGGAACAGTTTAAGCTTGGGGTGAAGTGTATGAGCACCAGCGCCACCGCGTTACTGGCCTGCATCAAGGAGGTGAAGACGTCCCCGAGCGAGCTCTCCCGAAACCGCTGTGCCCTCTTCAGTGGTCCCCTGGTGCAGGCGGTCCATGCCTTGGTGGGCTTCGCCACTGAGCCTCAATTTTTGGGCAAAGCTGCCGTTCTAAACACAGAGGGGAAAGCTGTGCAGACTGCCATCCTCGGAGGGGCCATGAGTGTGGTGTCTGCCTGTGTGCTCCTGACCCAATGCCTCAGGGATATAACCCAGCACTCGGACAGCAGCAGCAAGATGACGGACTATAAGGACCGGCTGCGGAGCTCGGCCTGTGCCGTGTCGGACGGCTGCAACCTGTTATCTCAGGCCCTGAGAGAGCGCTCGTCTCCTAGAACTCTGCCGCCAGTACACTCCAATTCTGTGAAATTGCCCTAA